The Clostridium sp. AWRP genome has a window encoding:
- a CDS encoding SNF2 helicase associated domain-containing protein, whose amino-acid sequence MLTEDALLQIFNEQTTGENYLKGHRVLDNDLVSSVDIIDEDKLICIEGNVISENLFNEYNTKIEMDMGNKSIFSTYCSCPDYEKNELKKTNYCCKHLTATFYKALGDLVQHEALKDDDINSIFKNKSNVLSLLLGDEKDKEKLKIEVYINKNQWNGNITAEFKIGVKSTSSSNLYVLKDINHFFTCYYNNVPIKYSKNFTFDIKKQKLSTKDKRLISFIETLKEMEKDYKYFRKKGDECVSGKYIIIPKYLIREFFEVIKKHRIYLNEGFFSRPIETEILFENPAVEFDLKTIKDNYVLKSLSGMPESLSSKNDVFLYGSTIYLPDYEFCYKISPYLKVFNEARVVTIDEAQEDTVLKKLIPNLNFLSDRVTLSKTIRNKVVIDKCKFNFYFNKEGKDITLVLKVKYGQFEFNIFEDCDEKIIYRESKRESQVIGILTSLGFEEVNGKFYFLMGDDYIFNFFKNEVFKIQEIGEVYYSENFKGIKSIGSKGINGDIKTGKYNYFEMDFKIGDIDPRETTGILKAFRDNLKYYKLKSGEYLDLEELELKKFLKLLDAVSYNNIEDNNIKIDANKAIFIDGYLEDNNITYIKGKKEINKIRNKFRNLDKLKFEVPKELHASLREYQKVGYKWLKNLDYFGFGGILGDEMGLGKTLQTITFILSSQGSKSLIIVPTSLVYNWIDEFEKFAPTLKVLPVVGTKEERETDAFHMENYDVIITTYNLLKRDLKMYSEREFDYCILDEAQYIKNPNAQNTKAAKQIKAKTRFALSGTPMENSLMELWSIFDFIMPGYLYDKNRFSVRYYKKLKESPEVIEDLNRLIAPFILRRKKKDVIVELPDKIEKTLMVTLDDKQKKVYKTYADHAVDLIEKKVKEDEFKNSKIEILSYITKLRQLCLDPSILINNYTGGNGKMDALVELLHKSIAQGHRILVFSQFTSVLKNIGEKISGEKIPFSYLDGTVKLQERINIVKKFNRGKNSVFLISLKAGGTGLNLTSADVVIHFDPWWNTAVEEQAADRTHRIGQKNVVEVIKIIAKGTIEEKIVLLQNEKKKLIEKLIENKLVTGENLKSFTEEDILGLFENR is encoded by the coding sequence TTTTAATGAATACAATACTAAGATTGAAATGGATATGGGTAATAAAAGCATTTTTTCTACATATTGCAGCTGTCCGGATTATGAAAAAAATGAATTAAAAAAAACAAACTACTGCTGTAAACATCTCACAGCGACTTTTTATAAGGCTCTAGGGGATTTAGTTCAGCATGAAGCTTTAAAAGATGATGATATAAATAGTATATTTAAAAATAAAAGTAATGTTTTATCCTTGCTTTTAGGAGATGAAAAAGATAAGGAAAAATTAAAAATAGAGGTTTATATAAATAAAAACCAATGGAATGGTAATATAACAGCTGAATTTAAAATAGGAGTTAAGTCCACAAGCTCAAGTAATCTCTATGTTTTAAAGGATATAAATCATTTTTTTACATGCTATTATAATAACGTTCCTATAAAATATAGTAAAAATTTTACCTTTGATATAAAAAAGCAAAAGTTATCCACTAAGGATAAGAGACTCATTTCCTTTATAGAAACTTTAAAGGAAATGGAAAAGGATTATAAATATTTTCGAAAAAAAGGTGATGAATGTGTAAGTGGAAAGTACATTATTATTCCTAAGTATTTAATTAGAGAATTTTTTGAAGTTATAAAAAAGCATAGAATATATTTAAATGAAGGATTTTTTTCTAGACCTATAGAAACGGAAATCCTATTTGAAAATCCAGCTGTGGAGTTTGACTTGAAAACCATAAAAGACAATTATGTTTTAAAATCCTTATCGGGTATGCCAGAGTCTCTTAGTTCTAAAAATGATGTCTTCTTATATGGTTCTACTATATATCTGCCAGATTATGAATTCTGCTATAAAATAAGTCCTTATTTGAAGGTATTTAACGAAGCTAGAGTAGTAACTATAGATGAAGCTCAGGAAGATACTGTATTAAAAAAGCTCATCCCCAATCTCAATTTTTTATCAGATAGAGTTACATTGTCAAAGACTATAAGAAATAAGGTAGTAATTGATAAGTGTAAGTTTAACTTCTATTTTAACAAGGAAGGTAAGGACATCACACTTGTTTTAAAAGTTAAATATGGACAATTTGAATTTAATATTTTTGAAGATTGTGATGAAAAGATTATATATAGAGAATCTAAAAGGGAATCTCAGGTTATTGGAATTCTCACCTCACTAGGATTTGAAGAGGTAAATGGAAAATTTTATTTCCTTATGGGTGATGATTATATTTTCAATTTCTTTAAAAATGAAGTATTTAAAATTCAAGAAATAGGGGAAGTTTACTATTCAGAAAACTTTAAAGGTATAAAATCCATAGGAAGTAAAGGTATAAATGGGGATATCAAAACAGGTAAATATAATTATTTTGAAATGGATTTTAAAATAGGGGATATAGATCCAAGAGAAACTACAGGTATATTAAAAGCTTTTAGAGATAACCTGAAATATTACAAGCTGAAAAGTGGAGAATATCTTGATCTTGAAGAATTAGAACTTAAGAAGTTTTTAAAACTTTTAGATGCTGTTTCCTATAATAATATAGAAGATAATAATATAAAGATAGATGCAAACAAGGCTATTTTCATTGATGGATATTTGGAAGATAACAATATTACATATATAAAGGGAAAAAAAGAAATAAATAAAATAAGAAATAAATTTAGAAATTTAGATAAATTGAAATTTGAAGTTCCAAAAGAATTACATGCTTCTCTCAGGGAATATCAAAAAGTAGGGTATAAGTGGTTAAAAAATTTAGATTACTTTGGATTTGGTGGAATTCTAGGAGACGAAATGGGACTAGGAAAAACACTGCAAACTATTACTTTTATACTTTCCAGCCAAGGAAGTAAATCTTTAATTATAGTCCCCACATCCTTGGTTTACAATTGGATAGATGAATTTGAAAAGTTTGCGCCTACTTTAAAAGTATTACCTGTTGTAGGGACAAAAGAAGAAAGAGAAACAGATGCTTTTCATATGGAAAACTACGATGTTATTATAACTACATATAACCTTCTAAAAAGGGATTTGAAAATGTACTCTGAAAGAGAATTTGATTACTGTATATTGGATGAAGCACAATATATAAAAAATCCAAATGCCCAAAATACAAAGGCAGCAAAACAAATAAAAGCAAAGACGCGGTTTGCTCTATCTGGAACCCCTATGGAAAACTCTCTTATGGAACTTTGGTCTATATTTGATTTTATAATGCCAGGTTATCTATATGATAAAAATAGATTTAGTGTAAGATACTATAAAAAGCTTAAAGAGAGTCCTGAGGTAATTGAAGATTTAAATAGACTAATAGCTCCTTTTATACTTAGACGTAAGAAAAAGGATGTTATAGTGGAATTACCTGATAAAATAGAAAAGACACTTATGGTTACTTTAGATGATAAGCAGAAAAAAGTTTATAAGACTTATGCAGATCATGCAGTTGACCTCATTGAAAAAAAAGTAAAAGAGGATGAATTTAAGAATAGTAAAATAGAGATACTTTCTTATATAACGAAACTTAGGCAATTATGTTTAGATCCTAGTATATTAATAAATAATTATACCGGCGGCAATGGAAAAATGGATGCACTAGTAGAACTTCTTCATAAAAGTATAGCACAAGGACATAGAATACTTGTTTTTTCTCAATTTACATCTGTACTTAAAAATATAGGAGAAAAAATTTCTGGAGAGAAAATTCCATTTAGTTATTTAGATGGTACTGTAAAATTACAAGAAAGAATAAATATAGTAAAAAAATTTAACAGAGGTAAAAATTCAGTATTCTTAATAAGCTTAAAAGCTGGAGGAACAGGACTAAATTTAACTTCAGCAGATGTGGTAATTCATTTTGATCCCTGGTGGAATACAGCTGTAGAAGAACAGGCTGCAGACAGGACTCATAGAATAGGACAAAAAAATGTAGTGGAAGTTATAAAAATTATAGCTAAAGGTACAATTGAAGAGAAGATAGTACTTCTTCAAAACGAGAAGAAAAAGCTTATAGAAAAATTGATAGAAAATAAATTGGTGACAGGTGAAAATTTAAAAAGTTTTACTGAAGAGGATATACTTGGATTATTTGAAAACAGATAA